One Methylobacterium sp. NMS14P DNA window includes the following coding sequences:
- a CDS encoding YihY/virulence factor BrkB family protein, with product MTPDENHDEDEGEDWRSVSTRRPDPRSLTLAQSRAREPGRGRTADDPAQIPAAGWKDVLFRVLYSFPRDRVLATAGGVAFFTLLATFPALATIVSLYSLFSDPHAISQHVSLLMGVLPSGVLDLLSDQLIRVAQQSTGALSTASLVSVLIAFWSANSGVSALFDALNVIYREREKRSLMRFYATTFLFTLSGILFALTVTSLVVILPIALNQLGLGALTDTALRLLRWPGLLILVSLALAVTYRYGPSRREAKWRWVSWGGAAAAVSWVCASVSFSWYVASFDSYNRIYGSLGAGVGFMTWIWFSVVIVLLGAKLNAEIERQTARDSTTGQPKPLGSREAHAADTVGPPEG from the coding sequence GTGACCCCCGACGAGAACCACGACGAGGATGAGGGCGAAGATTGGCGCTCCGTCAGCACGCGCCGCCCTGACCCGAGAAGCCTCACCCTCGCTCAGAGCCGGGCGCGCGAACCGGGGCGTGGCCGAACCGCAGACGATCCCGCCCAGATCCCGGCCGCGGGGTGGAAGGACGTCCTCTTCAGGGTCCTGTACTCGTTCCCGCGCGATCGCGTACTCGCCACGGCCGGCGGCGTCGCCTTCTTCACCCTGTTGGCGACCTTCCCGGCGCTCGCGACCATCGTGTCGCTCTACAGTCTGTTCTCCGACCCGCACGCCATCAGCCAGCACGTGAGCCTCCTCATGGGCGTGCTGCCGAGCGGCGTCCTCGATCTCCTGTCGGACCAGCTCATCCGCGTCGCCCAGCAGAGCACCGGTGCGCTCAGCACAGCCTCGCTGGTGAGCGTGTTGATCGCCTTCTGGAGCGCGAATTCGGGGGTGAGCGCCCTCTTCGATGCGCTCAACGTCATCTACCGGGAGCGCGAGAAGCGCTCGCTGATGCGCTTCTACGCCACCACCTTCCTGTTCACGCTCAGCGGCATCCTGTTCGCCCTGACCGTCACCAGCCTGGTCGTGATCCTGCCGATCGCGCTCAACCAGCTCGGTCTGGGCGCCCTGACGGACACCGCGCTGCGTCTGTTGCGCTGGCCGGGACTGCTGATCCTCGTCAGCCTCGCCCTAGCCGTGACGTATCGGTACGGACCCAGTCGGCGCGAGGCCAAGTGGCGTTGGGTGAGCTGGGGTGGCGCCGCCGCGGCCGTCTCCTGGGTCTGCGCCTCGGTCTCGTTCTCGTGGTACGTCGCCAGCTTCGACAGCTACAACAGGATCTACGGCTCGCTCGGCGCGGGCGTCGGATTCATGACGTGGATCTGGTTCTCGGTCGTGATCGTGCTTCTCGGAGCCAAGCTGAACGCCGAGATCGAACGTCAGACGGCGCGCGACAGCACGACCGGGCAGCCGAAGCCGCTCGGGTCCCGCGAGGCCCACGCGGCCGATACCGTTGGCCCGCCGGAGGGCTGA
- a CDS encoding family 16 glycosylhydrolase, with product MSIDPSNLAQTATLTYSEDFDTLRLWDGTAGLDTSGGPQWSIHVTSTGTLPFNQEQQWYVRADQPAGSALPSPFSVHDGILSITAAPSDPSRLQDLGDQPYTSGMINTFHSFSQTYGYFEMRAELPAGQGYWPAFWLLPEDGSWPPEIDVMEMLGHDPGTLYTTVHSLAPGQTPGNHTMSQGISNVADMSGGYHTYGVDWQPDTLTFYFDGQEIYRTPTPAGLDKPMYMIANLAVGGSWPGDVDATTPFPAQMNIDYMRAYQANPGSATALEPVFHFYDAASGQHFYTASAAERAHLESTQSGYAYQGVGWAAPASSSATDDVFRFTNPTTGDHFYTTSTAERDGLLSDGSGYHYDGVAFDAYASSTTAGSNALNIERFVNTESGRHYYASSADEISYIEQGHAGSGWIDEGHAFTLHAPTANMFGM from the coding sequence GTGAGTATCGATCCGAGCAATCTCGCCCAGACAGCGACCCTCACGTACAGCGAGGACTTCGACACGCTGAGGCTCTGGGACGGCACCGCGGGTCTCGACACCTCGGGCGGCCCGCAATGGAGCATCCACGTCACGTCGACCGGAACGCTCCCCTTCAATCAGGAGCAGCAATGGTATGTCCGCGCCGATCAACCCGCCGGCAGCGCGCTCCCGAGCCCGTTCAGCGTGCACGACGGGATCCTCAGCATCACGGCCGCACCGTCAGACCCATCTCGGCTCCAGGATCTGGGGGACCAGCCCTACACCTCGGGGATGATCAATACCTTCCACAGTTTCAGCCAGACCTACGGCTACTTCGAGATGAGGGCCGAACTGCCCGCCGGTCAGGGTTACTGGCCGGCCTTCTGGTTGCTCCCGGAGGACGGCTCCTGGCCGCCCGAGATCGACGTGATGGAGATGCTCGGGCACGATCCCGGCACGCTCTACACCACGGTGCACAGCCTGGCGCCGGGCCAGACACCCGGCAACCACACGATGAGCCAGGGGATCTCCAACGTCGCCGACATGAGCGGCGGCTACCACACTTACGGCGTCGACTGGCAACCGGACACCCTGACCTTCTACTTCGACGGACAGGAGATCTACCGGACACCGACGCCGGCCGGTCTGGACAAGCCCATGTACATGATCGCGAACCTGGCCGTCGGCGGCTCGTGGCCGGGCGACGTCGACGCGACGACGCCGTTTCCCGCGCAGATGAACATCGACTACATGCGCGCCTATCAGGCCAACCCGGGCTCCGCCACGGCGCTGGAGCCGGTCTTTCACTTCTATGACGCGGCCTCCGGGCAGCACTTCTACACGGCCAGCGCGGCAGAACGCGCGCATCTGGAGAGCACCCAGTCTGGATATGCCTATCAGGGCGTCGGCTGGGCCGCCCCGGCATCGTCGTCGGCCACCGACGACGTCTTTCGATTCACCAACCCGACGACCGGCGACCACTTCTACACGACCAGCACCGCGGAGCGCGACGGGCTTCTCTCGGACGGCTCCGGCTACCACTACGACGGCGTCGCGTTCGACGCCTACGCCAGTTCGACCACCGCCGGATCGAACGCGTTGAACATCGAGCGATTCGTCAACACCGAGAGCGGGCGCCACTACTACGCTTCCAGTGCCGACGAGATCAGCTACATCGAGCAAGGTCATGCCGGAAGCGGCTGGATCGATGAGGGCCACGCTTTCACGTTGCACGCTCCGACCGCGAACATGTTCGGCATGTAA
- a CDS encoding type I secretion system permease/ATPase: MTDERVLRVARRREFWSAVRAGRTCLITVMIISGLINLLMLTAPIFMLQVYDRVLPSRSIATLVGLAGITLMLLVIQSVFEIFRARILARFGRLVDERLGPRIFRALLARGAEMPRSDDGPQALRDLDTVRGFVSSMAVSAFFDLPWVPLYVAVCFLFHPWLGAAVAGGALFLCVLTVLTDWASSASTQDAVRTAGERRSFTDMAHRTAPLLSALGMRSRIAELWQVRARRNLDVTAYGNDLAIGFGTTARLLRTVLQSSILGLGAFLVVREEATAGVMLAATILSARALAPVDLAIANWKSFSGARQAWGRLVAFLPRREPAALTPLPAPRESVRVTALSIAAPGTDTLVLHDVNVALAPGSALGVIGASGSGKSTFARALVGLARPSRGVIRLDGAAIEQWDPDALGRAVGYLPQDIEMFDGTIAENITRFDPEPNPEALLAAAQAAGVHEVVLRLPGGYDARVGSGGLGLSGGQRQRIALARALYGDPFLVVLDEPNSNLDLDGDRALSAAVQGVRARGGIVVVIAHRPSALAAVDRILVLGDGRVQLHGPRDEVLSKLNALTRQTPTRVA, from the coding sequence GTGACCGACGAACGCGTGCTGCGTGTCGCGAGGCGCCGGGAGTTCTGGTCCGCGGTCCGGGCCGGACGCACCTGCCTGATCACCGTGATGATCATCAGCGGTCTCATCAACCTGCTGATGCTCACGGCCCCGATCTTCATGCTGCAGGTCTACGACCGGGTGCTGCCGAGCCGGAGCATCGCGACGCTCGTCGGTCTCGCCGGCATCACGCTGATGCTGCTCGTGATCCAGAGCGTCTTCGAGATCTTCCGTGCCCGGATCCTGGCGCGCTTCGGTCGCCTCGTCGACGAGCGCCTGGGGCCGCGGATCTTCCGAGCCCTGCTGGCGCGCGGCGCCGAGATGCCGCGCAGCGACGACGGGCCCCAGGCCCTGCGCGATCTCGACACCGTCCGCGGCTTCGTGTCGAGCATGGCGGTCAGCGCCTTCTTCGACCTGCCCTGGGTGCCGCTCTACGTCGCGGTCTGCTTCCTGTTCCATCCCTGGCTCGGCGCGGCGGTGGCCGGGGGCGCCCTGTTCCTGTGCGTGCTGACGGTCCTCACGGACTGGGCCTCGTCCGCGTCCACCCAGGACGCCGTCCGGACGGCCGGCGAGCGCCGGTCCTTCACCGACATGGCGCACCGGACCGCACCGCTGCTCTCGGCCCTCGGGATGCGGTCCCGCATCGCGGAACTCTGGCAGGTCCGGGCCCGGCGCAACCTCGACGTCACGGCGTACGGGAACGATCTGGCCATCGGCTTCGGCACGACGGCACGCCTGCTGCGCACGGTGCTGCAATCCAGCATCCTCGGTCTGGGGGCCTTCCTGGTGGTGCGCGAGGAGGCGACGGCCGGCGTGATGCTGGCCGCCACGATCCTGTCCGCCCGCGCCCTCGCGCCGGTCGACCTGGCGATCGCCAACTGGAAATCGTTCTCGGGCGCCCGGCAGGCCTGGGGCCGCCTCGTCGCGTTCCTGCCCCGGCGGGAGCCCGCCGCCCTGACCCCGCTCCCGGCGCCGCGGGAGAGCGTCCGCGTGACGGCCCTGTCGATCGCGGCTCCCGGAACCGACACCCTGGTGCTCCACGACGTCAACGTCGCCCTCGCCCCCGGCAGCGCCCTCGGCGTGATCGGGGCCAGCGGCTCCGGCAAATCCACCTTCGCCCGTGCCCTCGTCGGACTGGCGCGCCCGAGCCGCGGCGTGATCCGCCTCGACGGCGCGGCGATCGAACAGTGGGACCCCGATGCTCTCGGGCGCGCGGTCGGCTACCTGCCGCAGGACATCGAGATGTTCGACGGCACGATCGCCGAGAACATCACGCGCTTCGATCCCGAGCCCAACCCCGAGGCCCTGCTCGCGGCCGCTCAGGCCGCCGGCGTGCACGAGGTCGTGCTCCGCCTGCCGGGCGGCTACGACGCCCGCGTCGGTTCCGGCGGCCTGGGCCTCTCCGGCGGTCAGCGGCAGCGGATCGCGCTCGCGCGGGCGCTCTACGGCGATCCCTTCCTGGTGGTCCTCGACGAGCCGAACTCGAATCTCGACCTCGACGGCGACCGTGCCCTGTCGGCCGCCGTGCAGGGCGTCCGCGCCCGCGGCGGCATCGTCGTGGTGATCGCCCACCGGCCCAGCGCCCTGGCGGCGGTCGATCGCATCCTGGTCCTCGGGGACGGGCGCGTGCAGCTGCACGGCCCGCGCGACGAAGTTCTGTCGAAGCTCAATGCCCTGACGCGGCAGACGCCCACGAGGGTCGCATGA
- a CDS encoding HlyD family type I secretion periplasmic adaptor subunit — protein sequence MTTGHTPIGPGSDPTSETRRSLRRHVAGVAAVIVVATGAGAWTAATELSGAIIATGSLVVESNIKKVQHPTGGVVAELPIQEGARVQAGDLLVRLDATTARATYDSVTKSLWEIAARNARLEAERDGRASLAVAPELEGAGPEVARIVDGERKLFHFRRDALQGQKAQLRERIGQLNEEIKGLTEQAAAKEQETAIIGREYEGVEDLWKKNLIQLTRLTSLQRDMSRLKGERGVLVANIAQTKGKVSETELQIIQLEQNLRSDVAKELAENRAKAATLTEQRITAFDQLQRIEIRAPQTGYVHELAVHTRGGVISPGEQIMLIVPNADSLVAEVRVAPQDIDRLQTGQAAGLRFPSFDQRTTPELNGRVVRIAADVSEDKRTGSFYYLVRLGVTKEELNRLDGAKLMPGMPVEAFIRTADRTVLSYLTKPLVDQARRAFREK from the coding sequence ATGACGACGGGTCACACGCCCATCGGGCCGGGGTCGGATCCGACCTCCGAGACGCGGCGCTCCTTGCGGCGGCACGTCGCCGGCGTCGCCGCCGTGATCGTGGTCGCCACGGGCGCGGGAGCCTGGACGGCGGCGACGGAGTTGTCCGGCGCCATCATCGCCACCGGCTCGCTGGTGGTCGAGAGCAACATCAAGAAGGTCCAGCATCCGACCGGCGGCGTCGTCGCCGAACTGCCGATCCAGGAGGGCGCGCGCGTGCAGGCGGGCGACCTGCTGGTGCGCCTGGACGCGACGACAGCCAGGGCCACCTACGACAGCGTCACCAAGAGCCTGTGGGAGATCGCGGCCCGCAACGCCCGGTTGGAGGCGGAGCGCGACGGCCGCGCGAGCCTCGCCGTCGCCCCCGAGCTCGAGGGAGCCGGGCCGGAGGTGGCCCGGATCGTCGACGGCGAGCGCAAGCTGTTCCACTTCCGACGGGACGCGCTCCAGGGTCAGAAGGCGCAGCTCCGCGAGCGGATCGGTCAGCTGAACGAGGAGATCAAAGGTCTGACCGAGCAGGCCGCCGCGAAGGAGCAGGAGACCGCGATCATCGGGCGGGAATACGAAGGCGTCGAGGATCTCTGGAAGAAGAACCTCATCCAGCTGACCCGGCTCACGAGCCTCCAGCGGGACATGTCCCGCCTGAAGGGCGAGCGCGGCGTCCTTGTCGCCAACATCGCGCAGACCAAGGGCAAGGTCTCGGAGACCGAGCTGCAGATCATCCAGCTGGAGCAGAATCTGCGCAGCGACGTCGCCAAGGAACTGGCCGAGAACCGCGCGAAGGCCGCGACGCTGACCGAGCAGAGGATCACGGCCTTCGACCAGCTGCAGCGCATCGAGATCCGCGCGCCGCAGACCGGCTACGTGCACGAACTCGCGGTCCACACCCGCGGCGGCGTGATCTCCCCGGGCGAGCAGATCATGTTGATCGTGCCCAATGCGGACTCGCTCGTCGCGGAGGTTCGGGTCGCGCCGCAAGACATCGATCGGCTGCAGACCGGTCAAGCCGCCGGACTTCGCTTCCCGAGCTTCGACCAACGTACAACGCCGGAACTGAACGGTCGGGTCGTCCGGATCGCCGCGGACGTGAGCGAAGACAAGCGAACGGGCAGCTTCTACTACCTTGTTCGCCTGGGCGTGACGAAGGAGGAGTTGAATCGGCTGGACGGGGCCAAATTGATGCCCGGTATGCCGGTGGAGGCCTTCATCCGGACCGCTGACCGGACTGTTCTCTCCTACCTCACGAAGCCGCTCGTCGATCAGGCCCGACGCGCTTTCCGTGAGAAGTGA
- a CDS encoding PAS domain S-box protein: MAAHIRAFDWTATPLGSTAAWSERLKVMVEQVLASPLVTSLVCGPERVLIYNDAAAKLYGDRHPAALGHPLAETFPEGWATVAPFYARAFAGETVQIAGQPLDTRGEGEATDVFDALLTPVREADERVAFVHMTGFEIGARARVEAALRASETRHRLLIESWAQAVWETDGSGVVIADCPSWRAYTGQTLEEWLGYGWLDAIHPDDRAYAERQWREAVAVRGLVNAEFRLRAPDGGWRWTNVRAAPVLDAGGRVEKWLGMNIDIDVRKRAEAALRDSEERYRTLFESMDEAYAVVEVIRDEAHAWSDFRFLEVNPAFMQHTAMPYPVGKTATELLGTPNPRWTQMYGRALDTGLPLRVQEPEQSLGRTFDLNIFSLDRERNRVAVLFSDITERVRAEAALRASEERFRAFVTASSDVIYCMSPDWSEMWALDGRGFLADTTCPSGEWLGAYIDPADQQQVTAAIRAAIRAKTVFELEHRVRRTDGSLGWTLSRAVPLLDAAGDIREWLGTASDATARRSAEEALRRSEAQFRTLADTAPALIWRNDKNGENLFINGYFITFTGKSADAIRGEGWHTLVHPDDVDDYVADYLAAVHRRRPWQNRNRIRRYDGEWRWFENYAQPLFGEDGTYLGHIGVSTDITASVEAEAALRASEERQAFLLRLGDALRPLSDAVVIQDVACRILGAHLGVGAAQYSEIDIGRGVISNARDSYRGAMPSRVGTHDLSLYPVHAEAWRAGRSVAIDDIAADTVLSAGERHGLLAYEVRAALTTPLIKDGKVVAAMAALSSAPLAWRASDIDLLEETADRTWAAVERARAEMRLRDSEERLRQFGEASSDVLWIRDAKTLQWVYLTPAFEQIYGLDREAALRGDNLAGWLDMILPDDRPHALAAIDRVRAGERVSFEYRIRQPRGGAVRWLRNTDFPMRNAAGTLCWFGGVGRDITEEKAATRRQDVLVNELQHRARNLLGVVTAVADRTVKQGGSVEAFEERLQALSRAQALLSQAGSDTVEVGALVRAELAAHANGAWDRLTIAGPEVSLKARQVQNFALALHELTTNAVKYGALKVETGRLDVTWEVVLDRRGRRRLTLSWVESGVAIDPETTTRRGYGTELIQEALAYAMEAEVDYALGTDGVRCRIEMPIT; the protein is encoded by the coding sequence ATGGCCGCGCACATTCGCGCCTTCGACTGGACCGCGACACCGCTCGGCTCGACCGCCGCGTGGTCGGAACGCCTCAAAGTCATGGTGGAGCAGGTGCTCGCCAGTCCGCTCGTGACGAGCCTCGTGTGCGGGCCCGAGCGCGTCCTGATCTACAACGATGCCGCCGCCAAGCTCTACGGCGACCGGCATCCGGCGGCTCTCGGCCACCCGCTGGCGGAGACCTTCCCGGAGGGCTGGGCGACGGTGGCGCCGTTCTACGCGCGCGCCTTCGCGGGCGAGACCGTGCAGATAGCAGGGCAGCCGCTCGACACGCGCGGCGAGGGCGAAGCGACCGATGTCTTCGACGCCCTGCTGACACCGGTGCGCGAGGCGGACGAGCGCGTCGCTTTCGTGCACATGACAGGCTTCGAGATCGGCGCGCGGGCGCGCGTGGAGGCGGCCTTGCGCGCGAGTGAGACGCGCCACCGCCTCCTGATCGAGAGCTGGGCGCAGGCGGTATGGGAGACCGACGGGAGCGGCGTCGTCATCGCCGACTGTCCGAGTTGGCGCGCCTATACCGGCCAGACCCTGGAGGAGTGGCTCGGCTACGGTTGGCTCGACGCGATCCACCCCGACGACCGCGCCTATGCCGAGCGGCAATGGCGCGAGGCTGTCGCGGTGCGCGGGCTCGTCAACGCCGAGTTCCGCCTTCGCGCTCCCGACGGCGGCTGGCGCTGGACCAACGTCCGCGCCGCCCCCGTACTCGATGCCGGCGGGCGCGTTGAGAAGTGGCTCGGCATGAACATCGACATCGATGTCCGCAAGCGCGCCGAGGCGGCGCTGCGGGACAGCGAGGAGCGCTACCGCACCCTCTTCGAGTCGATGGACGAAGCCTATGCCGTGGTCGAGGTCATAAGGGACGAGGCGCACGCCTGGAGCGATTTCCGCTTCCTGGAGGTCAACCCTGCTTTCATGCAGCACACCGCGATGCCCTACCCGGTGGGCAAGACCGCGACGGAGTTGCTCGGCACCCCCAACCCGCGCTGGACGCAGATGTATGGGCGGGCGCTCGACACCGGCCTACCCTTGCGGGTGCAGGAACCCGAGCAGAGTCTCGGACGCACCTTCGACCTCAACATCTTCAGCCTCGATCGCGAGCGCAATCGCGTGGCAGTCCTCTTCTCGGACATCACCGAGCGGGTGCGCGCCGAGGCGGCGCTGCGCGCGAGCGAGGAGCGATTTCGCGCCTTCGTCACCGCCAGCTCGGATGTCATCTACTGCATGAGCCCGGACTGGAGCGAGATGTGGGCCCTCGACGGGCGCGGCTTCCTGGCAGACACCACCTGCCCGAGCGGCGAGTGGCTGGGCGCGTACATCGACCCGGCTGACCAGCAGCAGGTTACAGCTGCCATTCGGGCCGCGATCCGAGCCAAGACCGTGTTCGAGCTGGAGCACCGTGTCCGGCGCACGGACGGCAGCCTGGGGTGGACGTTGTCGCGCGCCGTGCCGCTGCTCGACGCAGCGGGTGACATCCGGGAGTGGCTCGGCACGGCGAGCGACGCGACCGCGCGCAGGAGCGCGGAGGAAGCGCTTCGACGCAGCGAGGCGCAGTTCCGCACGCTCGCCGACACCGCCCCCGCCCTGATCTGGCGCAACGACAAGAACGGCGAGAACCTCTTCATCAACGGCTATTTCATCACCTTCACCGGCAAGTCGGCGGACGCGATCCGCGGCGAGGGCTGGCACACGCTCGTCCACCCCGACGATGTTGACGACTACGTCGCGGATTATCTGGCGGCGGTGCATCGGCGCCGGCCCTGGCAGAACCGCAACCGGATCCGGCGCTACGACGGGGAGTGGCGCTGGTTCGAGAACTACGCGCAGCCGCTGTTCGGCGAGGACGGCACCTATCTCGGCCATATCGGCGTCTCCACGGACATCACGGCCAGCGTCGAGGCCGAAGCAGCCCTGCGCGCGAGCGAGGAGCGGCAAGCCTTCCTGTTGAGGCTCGGCGACGCGCTTCGGCCTCTCTCCGATGCCGTCGTGATCCAGGACGTTGCCTGTCGCATCCTCGGGGCGCATCTCGGCGTCGGAGCGGCCCAGTACAGCGAAATCGATATCGGCCGGGGCGTGATCTCCAACGCGCGAGATTCCTATCGCGGCGCCATGCCGAGCCGCGTCGGAACGCATGACCTCAGCCTGTACCCGGTTCATGCCGAGGCATGGCGCGCCGGGCGCTCAGTCGCCATCGACGACATCGCGGCTGACACCGTGCTGAGCGCCGGCGAACGTCACGGCCTCCTCGCCTACGAGGTCCGAGCTGCCCTGACCACACCTCTCATCAAGGACGGCAAGGTGGTCGCCGCCATGGCCGCGCTGAGCAGCGCGCCGCTCGCCTGGCGCGCATCCGACATCGACCTGCTGGAAGAGACCGCGGATCGCACGTGGGCAGCCGTCGAGCGAGCCCGGGCCGAGATGCGCCTGCGGGACAGCGAAGAGCGGCTGCGGCAGTTCGGCGAGGCCTCCTCGGACGTCCTGTGGATCCGTGATGCCAAGACCCTGCAATGGGTCTACCTCACGCCGGCCTTCGAGCAGATCTACGGCCTCGACCGGGAGGCCGCCCTGCGCGGCGACAATTTGGCTGGCTGGCTCGATATGATCTTGCCCGACGATCGGCCCCACGCGCTCGCGGCGATCGATCGCGTGCGCGCAGGCGAGCGCGTCTCCTTCGAGTACCGCATCCGGCAGCCCAGGGGCGGGGCCGTGCGCTGGCTGCGCAACACCGACTTCCCGATGCGCAACGCAGCCGGGACGCTGTGCTGGTTCGGTGGCGTGGGCCGCGACATCACCGAGGAGAAGGCAGCCACCCGTCGGCAGGACGTGCTCGTCAACGAGCTGCAGCACCGGGCGCGCAACCTTCTGGGCGTCGTCACCGCCGTGGCAGACCGCACGGTCAAGCAGGGCGGCTCGGTCGAGGCGTTCGAGGAGCGGCTGCAGGCGCTCAGCCGGGCGCAGGCCCTGCTCAGCCAAGCGGGCAGCGATACCGTCGAGGTCGGCGCGCTGGTCAGGGCTGAGCTGGCTGCGCACGCGAATGGAGCCTGGGACCGGCTGACGATCGCGGGACCGGAAGTCTCCCTGAAAGCGCGACAGGTCCAGAACTTCGCCCTGGCCCTGCACGAGCTGACTACCAATGCGGTGAAGTACGGTGCGCTGAAGGTCGAGACCGGCCGGCTCGATGTGACCTGGGAAGTTGTCCTCGACCGGCGCGGTCGTCGGCGACTGACCCTGAGCTGGGTCGAGAGCGGCGTCGCCATCGATCCGGAGACGACCACGCGCCGGGGCTACGGCACGGAGTTGATCCAGGAGGCGCTGGCCTACGCGATGGAGGCCGAGGTCGACTACGCGCTGGGTACGGACGGTGTGCGCTGCCGGATCGAGATGCCCATCACCTGA
- a CDS encoding HEAT repeat domain-containing protein, translated as MPVFDTFEDDLDDLAERCADPDPGIRRVAMMDLAEAVGPDAKVLLLKGLADDDATVRAAAAKALDEHDGADVVEGLVRSLEDADADVRRVAADTLADKKEPACGPLLIERAAHADPFVQAAALRALRELVLPDALAIALKALRSPSAEVRREGLGVVGYLKAEAALPALIATAGDPDAGVRRATMVALVFLRPGGPGVATLIAGLRDENWQVREEAARSAAKIRLPEAIEDLIARMDDPVWQVRVKAANALGRIGAVEAVEVLGHALGAEIGNLRKEAAAALGEIADPRALPALEADYDDPDPDVRKLVRWAIGRCRGT; from the coding sequence ATGCCGGTATTCGATACGTTCGAGGACGACCTCGATGATCTCGCGGAGCGGTGCGCCGACCCCGATCCCGGCATCCGCCGCGTGGCGATGATGGACCTGGCCGAAGCCGTCGGCCCGGACGCCAAGGTGCTGCTGCTGAAGGGCCTCGCCGACGACGATGCGACGGTGCGGGCCGCGGCCGCCAAGGCCCTCGACGAGCACGACGGGGCGGACGTCGTCGAGGGGCTGGTTCGCTCTCTGGAAGACGCGGATGCCGATGTCCGACGCGTCGCCGCCGATACGCTCGCCGACAAGAAGGAACCCGCCTGCGGCCCGCTCCTGATCGAGCGCGCGGCCCATGCCGACCCCTTCGTCCAGGCCGCGGCGCTGCGGGCCCTGCGCGAGCTCGTCCTGCCGGACGCGCTCGCCATCGCGCTCAAGGCCCTGCGCAGCCCTTCGGCGGAGGTGCGCCGGGAAGGGCTCGGCGTCGTCGGCTACCTCAAGGCGGAGGCGGCTCTGCCGGCTCTCATCGCGACCGCGGGGGATCCCGATGCGGGCGTGCGCCGCGCCACCATGGTGGCCCTCGTCTTCCTGCGCCCGGGCGGCCCCGGTGTCGCGACCCTGATCGCCGGCCTCCGCGACGAGAACTGGCAGGTGCGCGAGGAGGCCGCGCGCTCCGCCGCCAAGATCCGCCTGCCCGAGGCGATCGAGGACCTGATCGCGCGCATGGATGATCCAGTCTGGCAGGTGCGCGTCAAGGCGGCGAACGCGCTCGGCCGTATCGGAGCAGTCGAGGCCGTTGAGGTGCTCGGCCACGCCCTCGGCGCGGAGATTGGCAACCTCCGCAAAGAAGCGGCGGCAGCCCTGGGCGAGATCGCCGACCCGCGCGCCCTACCCGCTCTGGAAGCGGATTACGACGATCCCGACCCGGACGTACGCAAGTTGGTGCGCTGGGCGATCGGCCGCTGCCGTGGAACGTGA
- a CDS encoding 4Fe-4S dicluster domain-containing protein has product MPIITQAKSAAVVVDDEKCIAEKGCRVCVDVCPLDILAIDEDRQKAYMKYDECWYCMPCEADCPTNAVKVNIPYLLR; this is encoded by the coding sequence ATGCCGATCATCACCCAGGCCAAGAGCGCCGCCGTCGTCGTGGACGACGAGAAGTGCATCGCCGAGAAGGGCTGCCGCGTCTGCGTCGACGTCTGCCCGCTCGATATCCTCGCGATCGATGAGGACCGGCAGAAGGCCTACATGAAGTACGACGAGTGCTGGTACTGCATGCCCTGCGAGGCCGACTGCCCGACGAACGCCGTCAAGGTCAACATCCCCTACCTGCTGCGGTGA